A single genomic interval of Corylus avellana chromosome ca10, CavTom2PMs-1.0 harbors:
- the LOC132163311 gene encoding uncharacterized protein LOC132163311 isoform X1: protein MSLALLDSAAPAPITPQNTSLNGQFSYPISFSFSGFPSKSQSVPMNPSNIGNQTSGFSNYSNSNQSNSSIGYNTSFGRSAPGSSRPRFVKARRQSNSQNLRPTAASDARLDPGFNPFRAVPESSVPSSAASQTGTSFSSGSGFGKSGSEAFVFGGNRVDSGVSTSNSSGGLEKDVLEEMKNLKILSENEFLNVKDGVFNPNANNRPSSSLSGRSGSGGFVFGSGHKKSSSIDDSIAPKLPEEMRKLNIGGPGNSERIQKIRDVRFNLSVNDTTKFGFGSGHNVDSSFDRSLEAELLNELKNKCGIKEPGQLDGGSVAFGSSKKGGARSLADRLSDQMKNLNVKDSLNTNSFEKNEATIKNNEKGNTVFGSSESTGDLYGGRKETPLLRKMEKLKLGSGAGDLNRSDAGPSSSRVFVKEMQMGHFGDMSFHDLDKAVPTEFTFQVGMQGKEVSGSQVPLDRPKDDAEVGGNVASSSSFSSSDTEFSYTGKQDGTGLPFVEFKTPKPKANLFSGLNQKMEFSAKRESIRDTGLKKKSGKLKNSTPVQMWPGQDFVSRESGSQENPEASESYSPMDISPYQEALADNRHSRENSVTSGESFRLNSNEASNSAAMVSGGAIDEDLIGATNSTPVVSSDAIDEDLIFAAQCLNINEGNSIRQEAKVGSFEYHFDKSVGAGGPKEESVSVAETESFKSAAEEVDYNSDDAVTSRETESIPSSNVERHDSDGRTRIGVASSSDDMSGFKFTFAASSATQGQISASKRHPKKINLLKGGHDMYDSSTNAKVSYASSSVNLFPFSGTSLPSSPGRVQKGNLSTSQSKVKMDSEIEKRQEVKQESAATVTAQEACEKWRQRGNQAYMSGDLSKAEDCYTNGVNCVSMSETSKSCLRVLMLCYSNRAATRMSLGRMRDALGDCVMAAAIDPNFPKVQLRAANCYLALGEVEDASKYFKKCLQSGSDFCVDRKTVVEASDGLQKAQNVLECMNRSTELLKRGMSSDVETALEVIAEALMISSYSEKLLEMKAEALFMLRRYDEVIQLCNQTLGSAEKNSPPVDANGQETSLHGSEFLNKFYFKLWRCRLIFKAYFHLGRFDEGLALLEEQQVKVSITNRSGSKALESLIPLAGTVRELLRHKAAGNEAFQAGRHAEAVEHYTAALLYNVESRPFAAVCFCNRAAAYKALGQITDAIADCSLAIALDGNYLKAISRRATLYEMIRDYGQAARDLQRIVSLLNKQVEEKTNQSGASDRLITGANDLRQARLRLSEIEEEARKEIPLDMYLILGIEPSVSASEIKKAYRKAALRHHPDKAGQSLARSDNGDDKLWKEIAEEVHKDADKLFKMIGEAYAVLSDATKRSRYDAEEEMRNAQKKRNGSSTSRTHTDAQCYPHERSSTRRQWRDVWRSYGNSSFRGSEGNQWDRYS, encoded by the exons ATGTCGCTGGCGTTGCTAGACTCTGCAGCTCCGGCACCCATAACCCCACAAAACACCAGCCTTAACGGTCAGTTTTCTTATCCTATCTCATTCAGTTTTTCTGGGTTTCCCTCAAAATCTCAATCTGTGCCAATGAACCCATCAAATATTGGTAATCAAACTTCTGGGTtttcaaattattcaaattcCAATCAAAGTAATTCCAGTATCGGTTACAATACCTCGTTTGGGAGATCGGCGCCCGGTTCTTCAAGGCCGAGGTTTGTGAAGGCGAGGAGGCAATCGAATTCTCAGAATTTGAGGCCAACGGCGGCCTCGGACGCCCGGTTAGACCCCGGTTTTAATCCGTTTCGGGCCGTTCCAGAGAGTTCGGTTCCTTCCTCAGCTGCTTCCCAAACTGGGACTTCTTTCTCCAGTGGGTCTGGGTTTGGTAAGAGTGGAAGTGAGGCATTTGTGTTTGGAGGGAATAGGGTCGATTCAGGTGTGAGTACGAGTAATTCTAGTGGAGGTTTGGAGAAAGATGTGCTTGAGGAAATGAAGAATTTGAAAATTCTGAGTGAGAATGAGTTTCTCAATGTCAAAGATGGTGTGTTTAATCCAAATGCAAATAATAGGCCGAGTTCAAGTCTATCTGGGCGGTCAGGGAGTGGTGGCTTTGTATTTGGAAGTGGGCACAAGAAGAGTTCTAGTATTGATGATAGCATTGCACCGAAGCTTCCCGAGGAAATGAGGAAGTTGAACATTGGAGGTCCAGGAAATAGTGAACGTATCCAGAAAATTAGAGATGTAAGGTTTAATTTAAGTGTGAATGATACGACCAAGTTTGGGTTTGGGAGTGGCCACAATGTGGATAGTTCCTTCGATAGAAGTTTGGAAGCAGAACTTCTAAATGAATTGAAGAATAAATGTGGCATTAAAGAACCTGGTCAGCTTGATGGTGGTAGTGTTGCATTTGGAAGTAGTAAAAAGGGTGGTGCTAGAAGCTTAGCAGATAGACTTTCTGATCAGATGAAGAATCTGAACGTCAAAGATTCTTTAAATACcaatagttttgaaaagaatGAAGCTACTATTAAGAACAATGAAAAAGGCAACACTGTCTTCGGAAGCAGTGAAAGTACTGGTGATTTGTATggtggaagaaaagaaacccCACTGTTGAGGAAGATGGAGAAGTTGAAATTAGGAAGTGGGGCAGGAGACTTAAATCGATCAGATGCAGGGCCCTCTTCCTCTCGAGTATTTGTGAAGGAGATGCAAATGGGACATTTTGGTGATATGTCATTCCATGATCTTGATAAAGCAGTGCCCACGGAATTCACTTTTCAGGTGGGAATGCAGGGTAAGGAAGTAAGTGGTAGTCAAGTTCCTTTAGACCGACCAAAAGATGATGCCGAAGTGGGTGGAAATGTtgcatcttcatcttcattctCATCTAGTGACACTGAGTTTAGCTATACAGGCAAACAAGATGGTACAGGGTTGCCCTTTGTAGAatttaaaacaccaaaaccaaaAGCTAACCTATTTTCGGGCTTAAATCAGAAAATGGAATTTAGTGCAAAGAGAGAGTCAATTAGAGACACAGGATTGAAGAAAAAGAGTGGAAAATTGAAGAATTCTACCCCAGTCCAGATGTGGCCTGGTCAAGATTTTGTTTCGAGGGAAAGCGGTTCCCAAGAGAACCCAGAGGCTTCTGAATCTTATTCACCTATGGACATTTCCCCATATCAGGAAGCACTGGCTGATAACCGCCACTCAAGGGAAAATTCTGTGACATCTGGTGAGTCATTCAGACTCAATAGCAATGAAGCAAGTAATTCAGCAGCAATGGTTTCAGGTGGTGCTATTGATGAAGATTTGATTGGAGCAACTAATTCAACACCAGTGGTTTCCAGTGATGCTATAGATGAAGATTTGATTTTTGCAGCACAATGCTTGAATATAAATGAAGGCAATTCGATACGCCAAGAAGCAAAAGTTGGAAGTTTTGAATACCATTTTGATAAAAGTGTTGGTGCTGGAGGCCCTAAGGAAGAGTCTGTTTCTGTGGCTGAAACTGAAAGCTTCAAGTCTGCAGCTGAGGAGGTGGACTATAATAGTGATGATGCTGTTACATCAAGAGAAACTGAATCCATTCCAAGCTCAAACGTTGAGAGGCATGATAGTGATGGCAGGACGCGAATTGGTGTTGCTTCAAGTTCAGACGATATGAGTGGGTTTAAATTCACCTTTGCTGCCTCTTCTGCCACCCAAGGTCAGATATCTGCTTCAAAACGCCAcccaaaaaagataaatttgttGAAAGGTGGTCATGATATGTATGATTCCAGTACCAATGCCAAAGTTTCATACGCATCATCCTCTGTGAATCTCTTTCCATTCTCCGGAACTTCATTGCCTTCGTCTCCTGGGAGGGTTCAGAAAGGAAATCTATCTACTTCTCAATCCAAGGTTAAAATGGATTCTGAGATAGAAAAAAGACAGGAGGTCAAGCAAGAGTCTGCTGCAACTGTTACAGCTCAGGAAGCGTGTGAGAAGTGGCGACAAAG GGGAAACCAAGCCTATATGAGTGGGGATCTGTCTAAAGCTGAGGATTGTTACACAAATGGGGTGAACTGTGTTTCTATGAGTGAGACATCTAAAAGCTGTCTCAGGGTTTTAATGCTGTGCTATAGCAACCGGGCAGCAACACGAATGTCTCTTGGAAGAATGAGAGATGCACTAGGAGACTGTGTGATGGCTGCTGCAATAGATCCCAACTTCCCTAAGGTGCAACTTAGAGCTGCAAA TTGTTACCTTGCCCTTGGGGAAGTTGAAGATGCATCAAAATATTTCAAGAAGTGCCTGCAATCAGGAAGTGACTTCTGTGTGGATAGGAAAACTGTAGTAGAAGCATCTGATGGCTTACAAAAAGCACAG AATGTGTTAGAATGCATGAACCGCTCTACTGAACTTTTGAAAAGGGGCATGTCTAGTGATGTAGAGACTGCTTTGGAAGTAATTGCTGAGGCTTTGATGATTAGCTCATACTCAGAAAAGTTACTTGAAATGAAAGCAGAGGCTCTTTTCATG CTCCGGAGGTATGATGAGGTGATTCAGCTGTGTAATCAGACCCTTGGTTCTGCTGAAAAGAATTCTCCCCCAGTGGATGCTAATGGCCAGGAAACAAGTCTGCATGGTTCTGAATTCTTGAACAAATTTTACTTCAAACTTTGGCGATGCCGCCTGATTTTTAAAGCCTACTTCCATTTAGGAAGGTTTGATGAGGGTCTTGCTTTACTCGAGGAGCAACAGGTCAAAGTATCTATCACAAATAG GAGTGGAAGCAAGGCTCTGGAATCATTAATACCCCTAGCTGGTACAGTACGTGAGCTCTTGCGTCATAAG GCTGCTGGAAATGAAGCATTTCAGGCAGGACGGCATGCAGAAGCAGTTGAACATTATACTGCTGCTTTGTTGTACAATGTGGAGTCACGTCCTTTTGCAGCTGTTTGTTTCTGCAATCGCGCTGCTGCATACAAAGCATTAGGCCAGATTACAGATGCTATTGCAGATTGCAGCCTGGCTATAGCTCTTGATGGAAATTATCTTAAG GCAATCTCAAGACGAGCAACGCTCTATGAGATGATCAGAGATTATGGACAAGCAGCTAGAGATCTTCAGAGAATTGTATCTCTTCTCAATAAGCAAGTAGAGGAGAAGACCAATCAGTCTGGAGCTTCTGATCGATTGATCACTGGTGCAAATGATTTGAGACAAGCTCGTCTGCGGCTTTctgaaattgaagaagaagccAGAAAAGAAATCCCATTGGATATGTACCTTATTCT GGGAATCGAGCCATCTGTTTCGGCATCTGAAATTAAGAAGGCCTATAGGAAAGCTGCACTTAGACATCATCCTGATAAG GCTGGTCAATCCCTGGCAAGAAGTGATAATGGTGATGACAAGCTGTGGAAGGAGATAGCAGAAGAAGTTCACAAGGATGCTGACAAACTCTTTAAAATGATTGGAGAGGCATATGCGGTACTTTCAGATGCTACCAAG CGTTCACGGTATGATGCCGAAGAAGAGATGCGGAATGCCCAAAAGAAGCGCAATGGAAGCAGCACATCTAGAACTCATACAGATGCCCAGTGTTATCCCCATGAAAGAAGCAGCACTAGGCGGCAATGGAGAGATGTCTGGAGATCATATGGTAATTCATCCTTTAGAGGTTCAGAAGGCAATCAATGGGACAGGTATTCATGA
- the LOC132163311 gene encoding uncharacterized protein LOC132163311 isoform X2, which yields MSLALLDSAAPAPITPQNTSLNGQFSYPISFSFSGFPSKSQSVPMNPSNIGNQTSGFSNYSNSNQSNSSIGYNTSFGRSAPGSSRPRFVKARRQSNSQNLRPTAASDARLDPGFNPFRAVPESSVPSSAASQTGTSFSSGSGFGKSGSEAFVFGGNRVDSGVSTSNSSGGLEKDVLEEMKNLKILSENEFLNVKDGVFNPNANNRPSSSLSGRSGSGGFVFGSGHKKSSSIDDSIAPKLPEEMRKLNIGGPGNSERIQKIRDVRFNLSVNDTTKFGFGSGHNVDSSFDRSLEAELLNELKNKCGIKEPGQLDGGSVAFGSSKKGGARSLADRLSDQMKNLNVKDSLNTNSFEKNEATIKNNEKGNTVFGSSESTGDLYGGRKETPLLRKMEKLKLGSGAGDLNRSDAGPSSSRVFVKEMQMGHFGDMSFHDLDKAVPTEFTFQVGMQGKEVSGSQVPLDRPKDDAEVGGNVASSSSFSSSDTEFSYTGKQDGTGLPFVEFKTPKPKANLFSGLNQKMEFSAKRESIRDTGLKKKSGKLKNSTPVQMWPGQDFVSRESGSQENPEASESYSPMDISPYQEALADNRHSRENSVTSGESFRLNSNEASNSAAMVSGGAIDEDLIGATNSTPVVSSDAIDEDLIFAAQCLNINEGNSIRQEAKVGSFEYHFDKSVGAGGPKEESVSVAETESFKSAAEEVDYNSDDAVTSRETESIPSSNVERHDSDGRTRIGVASSSDDMSGFKFTFAASSATQGQISASKRHPKKINLLKGGHDMYDSSTNAKVSYASSSVNLFPFSGTSLPSSPGRVQKGNLSTSQSKVKMDSEIEKRQEVKQESAATVTAQEACEKWRQRGNQAYMSGDLSKAEDCYTNGVNCVSMSETSKSCLRVLMLCYSNRAATRMSLGRMRDALGDCVMAAAIDPNFPKVQLRAANCYLALGEVEDASKYFKKCLQSGSDFCVDRKTVVEASDGLQKAQNVLECMNRSTELLKRGMSSDVETALEVIAEALMISSYSEKLLEMKAEALFMLRRYDEVIQLCNQTLGSAEKNSPPVDANGQETSLHGSEFLNKFYFKLWRCRLIFKAYFHLGRFDEGLALLEEQQVKVSITNSGSKALESLIPLAGTVRELLRHKAAGNEAFQAGRHAEAVEHYTAALLYNVESRPFAAVCFCNRAAAYKALGQITDAIADCSLAIALDGNYLKAISRRATLYEMIRDYGQAARDLQRIVSLLNKQVEEKTNQSGASDRLITGANDLRQARLRLSEIEEEARKEIPLDMYLILGIEPSVSASEIKKAYRKAALRHHPDKAGQSLARSDNGDDKLWKEIAEEVHKDADKLFKMIGEAYAVLSDATKRSRYDAEEEMRNAQKKRNGSSTSRTHTDAQCYPHERSSTRRQWRDVWRSYGNSSFRGSEGNQWDRYS from the exons ATGTCGCTGGCGTTGCTAGACTCTGCAGCTCCGGCACCCATAACCCCACAAAACACCAGCCTTAACGGTCAGTTTTCTTATCCTATCTCATTCAGTTTTTCTGGGTTTCCCTCAAAATCTCAATCTGTGCCAATGAACCCATCAAATATTGGTAATCAAACTTCTGGGTtttcaaattattcaaattcCAATCAAAGTAATTCCAGTATCGGTTACAATACCTCGTTTGGGAGATCGGCGCCCGGTTCTTCAAGGCCGAGGTTTGTGAAGGCGAGGAGGCAATCGAATTCTCAGAATTTGAGGCCAACGGCGGCCTCGGACGCCCGGTTAGACCCCGGTTTTAATCCGTTTCGGGCCGTTCCAGAGAGTTCGGTTCCTTCCTCAGCTGCTTCCCAAACTGGGACTTCTTTCTCCAGTGGGTCTGGGTTTGGTAAGAGTGGAAGTGAGGCATTTGTGTTTGGAGGGAATAGGGTCGATTCAGGTGTGAGTACGAGTAATTCTAGTGGAGGTTTGGAGAAAGATGTGCTTGAGGAAATGAAGAATTTGAAAATTCTGAGTGAGAATGAGTTTCTCAATGTCAAAGATGGTGTGTTTAATCCAAATGCAAATAATAGGCCGAGTTCAAGTCTATCTGGGCGGTCAGGGAGTGGTGGCTTTGTATTTGGAAGTGGGCACAAGAAGAGTTCTAGTATTGATGATAGCATTGCACCGAAGCTTCCCGAGGAAATGAGGAAGTTGAACATTGGAGGTCCAGGAAATAGTGAACGTATCCAGAAAATTAGAGATGTAAGGTTTAATTTAAGTGTGAATGATACGACCAAGTTTGGGTTTGGGAGTGGCCACAATGTGGATAGTTCCTTCGATAGAAGTTTGGAAGCAGAACTTCTAAATGAATTGAAGAATAAATGTGGCATTAAAGAACCTGGTCAGCTTGATGGTGGTAGTGTTGCATTTGGAAGTAGTAAAAAGGGTGGTGCTAGAAGCTTAGCAGATAGACTTTCTGATCAGATGAAGAATCTGAACGTCAAAGATTCTTTAAATACcaatagttttgaaaagaatGAAGCTACTATTAAGAACAATGAAAAAGGCAACACTGTCTTCGGAAGCAGTGAAAGTACTGGTGATTTGTATggtggaagaaaagaaacccCACTGTTGAGGAAGATGGAGAAGTTGAAATTAGGAAGTGGGGCAGGAGACTTAAATCGATCAGATGCAGGGCCCTCTTCCTCTCGAGTATTTGTGAAGGAGATGCAAATGGGACATTTTGGTGATATGTCATTCCATGATCTTGATAAAGCAGTGCCCACGGAATTCACTTTTCAGGTGGGAATGCAGGGTAAGGAAGTAAGTGGTAGTCAAGTTCCTTTAGACCGACCAAAAGATGATGCCGAAGTGGGTGGAAATGTtgcatcttcatcttcattctCATCTAGTGACACTGAGTTTAGCTATACAGGCAAACAAGATGGTACAGGGTTGCCCTTTGTAGAatttaaaacaccaaaaccaaaAGCTAACCTATTTTCGGGCTTAAATCAGAAAATGGAATTTAGTGCAAAGAGAGAGTCAATTAGAGACACAGGATTGAAGAAAAAGAGTGGAAAATTGAAGAATTCTACCCCAGTCCAGATGTGGCCTGGTCAAGATTTTGTTTCGAGGGAAAGCGGTTCCCAAGAGAACCCAGAGGCTTCTGAATCTTATTCACCTATGGACATTTCCCCATATCAGGAAGCACTGGCTGATAACCGCCACTCAAGGGAAAATTCTGTGACATCTGGTGAGTCATTCAGACTCAATAGCAATGAAGCAAGTAATTCAGCAGCAATGGTTTCAGGTGGTGCTATTGATGAAGATTTGATTGGAGCAACTAATTCAACACCAGTGGTTTCCAGTGATGCTATAGATGAAGATTTGATTTTTGCAGCACAATGCTTGAATATAAATGAAGGCAATTCGATACGCCAAGAAGCAAAAGTTGGAAGTTTTGAATACCATTTTGATAAAAGTGTTGGTGCTGGAGGCCCTAAGGAAGAGTCTGTTTCTGTGGCTGAAACTGAAAGCTTCAAGTCTGCAGCTGAGGAGGTGGACTATAATAGTGATGATGCTGTTACATCAAGAGAAACTGAATCCATTCCAAGCTCAAACGTTGAGAGGCATGATAGTGATGGCAGGACGCGAATTGGTGTTGCTTCAAGTTCAGACGATATGAGTGGGTTTAAATTCACCTTTGCTGCCTCTTCTGCCACCCAAGGTCAGATATCTGCTTCAAAACGCCAcccaaaaaagataaatttgttGAAAGGTGGTCATGATATGTATGATTCCAGTACCAATGCCAAAGTTTCATACGCATCATCCTCTGTGAATCTCTTTCCATTCTCCGGAACTTCATTGCCTTCGTCTCCTGGGAGGGTTCAGAAAGGAAATCTATCTACTTCTCAATCCAAGGTTAAAATGGATTCTGAGATAGAAAAAAGACAGGAGGTCAAGCAAGAGTCTGCTGCAACTGTTACAGCTCAGGAAGCGTGTGAGAAGTGGCGACAAAG GGGAAACCAAGCCTATATGAGTGGGGATCTGTCTAAAGCTGAGGATTGTTACACAAATGGGGTGAACTGTGTTTCTATGAGTGAGACATCTAAAAGCTGTCTCAGGGTTTTAATGCTGTGCTATAGCAACCGGGCAGCAACACGAATGTCTCTTGGAAGAATGAGAGATGCACTAGGAGACTGTGTGATGGCTGCTGCAATAGATCCCAACTTCCCTAAGGTGCAACTTAGAGCTGCAAA TTGTTACCTTGCCCTTGGGGAAGTTGAAGATGCATCAAAATATTTCAAGAAGTGCCTGCAATCAGGAAGTGACTTCTGTGTGGATAGGAAAACTGTAGTAGAAGCATCTGATGGCTTACAAAAAGCACAG AATGTGTTAGAATGCATGAACCGCTCTACTGAACTTTTGAAAAGGGGCATGTCTAGTGATGTAGAGACTGCTTTGGAAGTAATTGCTGAGGCTTTGATGATTAGCTCATACTCAGAAAAGTTACTTGAAATGAAAGCAGAGGCTCTTTTCATG CTCCGGAGGTATGATGAGGTGATTCAGCTGTGTAATCAGACCCTTGGTTCTGCTGAAAAGAATTCTCCCCCAGTGGATGCTAATGGCCAGGAAACAAGTCTGCATGGTTCTGAATTCTTGAACAAATTTTACTTCAAACTTTGGCGATGCCGCCTGATTTTTAAAGCCTACTTCCATTTAGGAAGGTTTGATGAGGGTCTTGCTTTACTCGAGGAGCAACAGGTCAAAGTATCTATCACAAATAG TGGAAGCAAGGCTCTGGAATCATTAATACCCCTAGCTGGTACAGTACGTGAGCTCTTGCGTCATAAG GCTGCTGGAAATGAAGCATTTCAGGCAGGACGGCATGCAGAAGCAGTTGAACATTATACTGCTGCTTTGTTGTACAATGTGGAGTCACGTCCTTTTGCAGCTGTTTGTTTCTGCAATCGCGCTGCTGCATACAAAGCATTAGGCCAGATTACAGATGCTATTGCAGATTGCAGCCTGGCTATAGCTCTTGATGGAAATTATCTTAAG GCAATCTCAAGACGAGCAACGCTCTATGAGATGATCAGAGATTATGGACAAGCAGCTAGAGATCTTCAGAGAATTGTATCTCTTCTCAATAAGCAAGTAGAGGAGAAGACCAATCAGTCTGGAGCTTCTGATCGATTGATCACTGGTGCAAATGATTTGAGACAAGCTCGTCTGCGGCTTTctgaaattgaagaagaagccAGAAAAGAAATCCCATTGGATATGTACCTTATTCT GGGAATCGAGCCATCTGTTTCGGCATCTGAAATTAAGAAGGCCTATAGGAAAGCTGCACTTAGACATCATCCTGATAAG GCTGGTCAATCCCTGGCAAGAAGTGATAATGGTGATGACAAGCTGTGGAAGGAGATAGCAGAAGAAGTTCACAAGGATGCTGACAAACTCTTTAAAATGATTGGAGAGGCATATGCGGTACTTTCAGATGCTACCAAG CGTTCACGGTATGATGCCGAAGAAGAGATGCGGAATGCCCAAAAGAAGCGCAATGGAAGCAGCACATCTAGAACTCATACAGATGCCCAGTGTTATCCCCATGAAAGAAGCAGCACTAGGCGGCAATGGAGAGATGTCTGGAGATCATATGGTAATTCATCCTTTAGAGGTTCAGAAGGCAATCAATGGGACAGGTATTCATGA